CTCCGACCAGTACGGGGGCGTCGACAGCTCGCGGTCGGGCCAGTTGAAGGCCCGGATGACGTCCGGGCGGTCACGGAGCACCTCTTCGACGGCTGCCGAGAGCTGGTCGCCGCGTCGCTGGATCACGCGGCTGAGCGGAAGCTGCGGCGACGGGTTGGCGCCCGACAGCACGATCAGCTGAACGCCCTCGTCGTCGCAGCGCTTGAGGACGCGTTCGAAGGCGGTGGTGACCTTCGCGATGCTCGTCCGCGGGCGAAGCATGTCGTTGCCGCCGCCGTTGAACGACAGATGTGTCGGCTTCAGCGCCAGCGCGGGCTCGAGCTGCTGATCGACGATCGGCCACACGAGCTTGCCGCGGATCGCGAGATTCGCGTAGTCGACCGGCTCGCCCGTGGCGTCGGCCCATCCCTGGGCCACCAGATCCGCCCACCCGCGCACACGGCCGTCGGGAAGATTGTCGCCCACGCCTTCCGTGAAGGAGTCTCCGATGGCCACATAGCGGATGCTGCTCACTCCCCCACCCTACGTGGAGCTCCCGGCCCGCTCACGGGACCTTGGCGCCCCGGGACCGCCCCCGCATCAAGCACCACCGCCTCCATGGTCGATGCCGGATCTCAGCGCGACGAGCACGCCCCGATCGACGGCGGTATACTCCGGGTATGACTACGACCATCAAGGTCAGCGACGAACTCCGCGACCGGCTCAAGGCGCAAGCCGCGCGTGACGGCCTCACGCTCGGCGCGCACCTTGCGCAGCTCGCGGATGCCGAGGACCGACGGTGGCGCCTCCACCTGCTGAAGTCCGCGATCAGCGCTTCAGCCGGTTCGGACGCCGAGTCGCATGCAGAGGAGACTGCCGACTGGGAGCGCACCGAACTGACTGACGCGTCGTGACCGCGCCGGACCTCGCTCCGGGTGTTGTCGCCTGGGCGGCACTCGAGCCGGTCCGCGGTCGTGAGCAGGGCGGCCATCGCCCGGTGCTGGTCGTCTCGTCAGCGGGCTACCTGGACGCGGTGACGACTCTCGTCATCGCGTTGCCGATCACCACGACCGACCGCGGCTGGCCGAACCACGTCCCGGTGGATGGCCGGAGCGGGCTGGATCGGCCGTCGTGGATCATGACCGAACAGCCTCGCACGCTCGCTCGTGACAGGGTCACCGGGATCGCGGGTGAGGTGTCGACCGAGTGCCTCACAGCGGTCCGGACCTGGCTCGGCGACTTCCTCGATCTCTGAGCCCCCACCGGTGCCTGTGACAGCCCGGCTT
This region of Microbacterium thalassium genomic DNA includes:
- a CDS encoding SGNH/GDSL hydrolase family protein, with product MSSIRYVAIGDSFTEGVGDNLPDGRVRGWADLVAQGWADATGEPVDYANLAIRGKLVWPIVDQQLEPALALKPTHLSFNGGGNDMLRPRTSIAKVTTAFERVLKRCDDEGVQLIVLSGANPSPQLPLSRVIQRRGDQLSAAVEEVLRDRPDVIRAFNWPDRELSTPPYWSEDRLHMNLRGHHRVAARVLTAVGFEPPTEWWTLPELDARAVRTASYYRDHVGPWVRRRLTGTSSGDGREPKYGQWHQVAPGVRTS
- a CDS encoding ribbon-helix-helix protein; amino-acid sequence: MAPRDRPRIKHHRLHGRCRISARRARPDRRRYTPGMTTTIKVSDELRDRLKAQAARDGLTLGAHLAQLADAEDRRWRLHLLKSAISASAGSDAESHAEETADWERTELTDAS
- a CDS encoding type II toxin-antitoxin system PemK/MazF family toxin, producing MTAPDLAPGVVAWAALEPVRGREQGGHRPVLVVSSAGYLDAVTTLVIALPITTTDRGWPNHVPVDGRSGLDRPSWIMTEQPRTLARDRVTGIAGEVSTECLTAVRTWLGDFLDL